A DNA window from Pseudomonas sp. B21-056 contains the following coding sequences:
- a CDS encoding lytic transglycosylase domain-containing protein has translation MPAILPGALSPRSLAHSIQIVALALGSLCAGCQTVDYSQPRMEHSPRLLAGLAYKADGDLASSGRAAVADMPVYNGEDVWLRIAQRSRLVDRQGINERIVSQRDWLLGNRAFLRGASTSAGPYLHYIVERLDERKMPLELALLPMIESSYNPMASSPRAAAGLWQFVPATGRDFNLHQSATYDARRDVVASSKAAMDYLTRLHDQFDNDWLLALAAYNAGEGTVGRAIEANRQRGRPADYWHLTLPKETQDYVPRLLALSLIVRNAQAYGVHLTPVANTPYFDVVELNHAVDLTQLASAAGVEEGQLLRLNSAFLRKKTLEGPGRLLIPKTQSQVLTAHIARLTGQAPTVAIAPPHSESLATGHPAEQKTSKSAQMAGRAPVPKAVQPVKIAEGLPTPEEMPSIKTVEGTAVSEMGTPAQEMGEPFVSIIKQTPKATSDRSSPRVRYYNVVREERRGPRVVLYASEPRE, from the coding sequence ATGCCGGCCATTCTCCCTGGTGCCTTGAGCCCTCGCTCGCTGGCCCACTCGATTCAAATCGTTGCCTTGGCTTTGGGTTCACTGTGCGCAGGCTGCCAGACGGTTGACTATTCGCAGCCGCGCATGGAGCACTCGCCGCGCCTGCTGGCCGGCCTGGCTTATAAGGCCGATGGCGACCTGGCGAGTTCAGGGCGTGCGGCGGTGGCTGACATGCCCGTGTACAACGGTGAGGATGTCTGGTTGCGGATTGCCCAGCGATCTCGCCTGGTTGACAGGCAGGGCATCAACGAACGGATTGTCAGCCAGCGTGACTGGCTGCTGGGCAATCGCGCCTTTTTACGCGGGGCCAGCACCAGTGCCGGCCCTTACCTGCATTACATTGTCGAGCGTCTGGATGAGCGCAAGATGCCGTTGGAGTTAGCGCTGTTACCGATGATCGAAAGCTCCTACAACCCGATGGCCAGTTCCCCTCGTGCGGCGGCAGGCTTGTGGCAATTCGTCCCCGCCACGGGCCGTGACTTCAACTTGCACCAGAGTGCTACCTACGACGCTCGACGTGATGTGGTGGCTTCGAGCAAGGCGGCAATGGACTACCTGACGCGCTTGCATGATCAGTTCGACAATGACTGGCTATTAGCGTTGGCGGCCTACAACGCGGGTGAGGGCACCGTGGGCCGGGCAATCGAAGCCAATCGCCAGCGCGGCCGGCCCGCCGATTACTGGCACCTGACGTTGCCCAAGGAAACCCAGGACTATGTCCCGCGCTTGCTGGCGCTGTCTTTGATTGTGCGCAACGCCCAAGCCTATGGCGTACACCTGACGCCCGTGGCGAATACCCCGTATTTCGACGTGGTGGAGCTTAATCACGCCGTGGACCTGACGCAGCTCGCGTCCGCGGCAGGCGTGGAGGAGGGGCAGCTGTTGCGACTGAATTCGGCGTTTCTGCGCAAGAAAACCCTGGAAGGGCCTGGGCGCCTGCTGATACCCAAGACCCAGAGCCAGGTGCTGACGGCGCACATTGCGCGACTGACAGGCCAGGCGCCGACGGTTGCGATTGCCCCGCCACACAGCGAAAGCCTGGCAACCGGGCACCCGGCCGAGCAAAAGACGAGCAAATCCGCGCAGATGGCTGGACGAGCGCCAGTGCCGAAAGCTGTGCAACCGGTGAAAATAGCTGAAGGCCTGCCAACGCCTGAAGAAATGCCATCTATTAAGACGGTCGAAGGCACAGCGGTATCCGAGATGGGTACACCAGCCCAGGAAATGGGGGAGCCTTTTGTATCCATAATCAAACAAACACCGAAGGCCACAAGCGACCGTTCGTCGCCGCGTGTGCGCTATTACAACGTCGTCCGTGAGGAGCGTAGGGGGCCGCGAGTGGTGCTCTACGCCAGTGAGCCACGGGAATAA
- a CDS encoding sigma 54-interacting transcriptional regulator, whose amino-acid sequence MSIEVDVSGREVWGSTIFTTCHQAVTNDAFLEMDLLLCGETGTGKDTLANRIHEQSGRSGPFVGMNCAAIPEQLAESQLFGVVSGAFTGVCRSRQGYIEASSGGTLYLDEIDSMPLSLQAKLLRVLETRGIERLGSTTFIPVDLRIIASAQRPLDQLVEQGLFRRDLFFRLNALTLHLPALRKRREQILPLFDQFTQHIAADFGRPVPTLDSGRVQLLLSHDWSGNIRELKSAAKRFVLGFPLLGADPVDSHSPAPSLRDQLRVIEKMLIQDAFKRHRQDVEAVVQELEIPKRTLYHRMKELGVAARIAASA is encoded by the coding sequence ATGAGCATCGAAGTCGATGTAAGTGGTCGCGAGGTTTGGGGTAGTACAATTTTTACAACTTGTCATCAAGCCGTAACAAATGATGCTTTTCTGGAAATGGATTTGCTGTTGTGCGGGGAGACTGGGACTGGCAAGGATACGCTGGCCAACCGCATTCATGAGCAGTCCGGCCGATCCGGACCGTTTGTGGGCATGAACTGCGCCGCCATCCCGGAACAGCTTGCCGAAAGCCAGCTGTTTGGCGTGGTCAGTGGCGCATTTACCGGCGTGTGCCGCTCTCGTCAGGGGTATATCGAAGCGTCCTCGGGGGGCACGTTGTACCTGGATGAAATCGACAGCATGCCGTTGAGCTTGCAGGCCAAGTTGCTGCGAGTCCTGGAAACGCGGGGCATCGAGCGCCTCGGCTCAACGACTTTCATTCCTGTCGATCTGCGAATCATCGCCTCGGCCCAGCGGCCGCTGGATCAACTGGTGGAACAAGGGCTTTTTCGTCGCGATCTGTTTTTCCGGCTCAATGCGCTGACGCTGCATCTGCCAGCCTTGCGCAAGCGCCGCGAACAGATCCTGCCATTGTTCGACCAGTTCACCCAGCACATCGCGGCCGACTTTGGTCGTCCGGTGCCGACACTCGACAGTGGGCGTGTGCAACTGCTGCTCAGCCACGACTGGTCGGGCAATATTCGTGAACTGAAGTCGGCCGCCAAGCGCTTCGTGTTGGGTTTCCCGCTGTTGGGCGCAGACCCGGTGGACAGTCACAGTCCGGCCCCCAGCCTGCGCGATCAACTGCGGGTCATCGAGAAGATGCTCATCCAGGATGCCTTTAAGCGGCACCGCCAGGACGTCGAAGCCGTGGTTCAAGAGCTGGAAATCCCCAAGCGCACCCTCTACCACCGCATGAAGGAGCTGGGCGTCGCGGCCCGCATCGCTGCGTCTGCCTGA
- a CDS encoding sigma 54-interacting transcriptional regulator: protein MNLDDGFEEYFDEECIPNLEIIAQSISQLGIDVLLSGETGTGKDTIAERIHAMSGRKGRLVAMNCAAIPESLAESELFGVVSGAYTGADRSRVGYIEAAQGGILYLDEIDSMPLSLQAKLLRVLETRAIERLGSTTTIQLDIRVIASAQRSLDDAVEQGHFRRDLYFRLNVLTLELQPLRVQCERIVPLFIRFATAAANELKTLAPRVCPHLQQVLLTHDWPGNIRELKAAAKRFVLGFPVLGVGPDHENDLSCGLKSQLRVIEKVLIQESLKRHRNCVDAVSAELGMPRRTLYRRIKELRI, encoded by the coding sequence ATGAATCTTGACGACGGGTTTGAAGAATATTTTGACGAAGAATGCATCCCCAATCTGGAGATCATCGCGCAGAGCATTTCGCAGTTAGGTATCGATGTGTTGCTGTCGGGCGAGACCGGCACGGGCAAGGACACCATTGCCGAGCGCATCCACGCGATGTCCGGCCGCAAGGGGCGCCTGGTTGCGATGAACTGCGCGGCCATTCCCGAATCGCTGGCTGAAAGCGAGTTGTTTGGCGTGGTCAGCGGTGCCTACACCGGCGCAGACCGATCACGGGTCGGTTACATCGAAGCGGCCCAGGGCGGGATCCTGTACCTGGATGAAATCGACAGCATGCCCCTCAGCCTGCAAGCCAAGTTGTTGCGGGTACTGGAAACCCGTGCGATCGAGCGGCTCGGCTCAACGACCACGATCCAACTGGATATCCGCGTGATCGCCTCGGCGCAACGCTCACTGGACGATGCAGTGGAGCAGGGGCACTTTCGCCGCGACCTGTACTTTCGCTTGAACGTCCTCACCCTGGAGCTGCAGCCGCTGCGGGTTCAATGTGAGCGCATCGTGCCGTTGTTCATCCGGTTCGCCACTGCCGCCGCCAACGAGTTGAAGACGCTGGCCCCCCGGGTGTGTCCACACTTGCAACAGGTGCTGTTGACGCACGACTGGCCCGGCAACATTCGCGAACTCAAGGCGGCAGCGAAGCGATTCGTTCTGGGTTTCCCGGTGCTGGGGGTTGGGCCGGACCACGAGAATGACCTGTCGTGCGGGCTGAAGTCGCAGCTGCGGGTGATCGAAAAAGTCCTGATCCAGGAGTCGCTCAAACGCCACCGCAACTGTGTCGATGCCGTGAGCGCCGAGCTGGGCATGCCGCGCCGCACGCTGTATCGCCGCATCAAGGAACTGCGCATCTGA
- a CDS encoding harpin HrpZ family protein: protein MQGSNGINQPRGIAAFFSLPGVHNATSDVSKSSKALQDVISQLVKALTKDGQLDESSPLGKMLAKMMAANGNHRRDPESVAKALDNFIHKKLGDNFGASADLATGSGNGANGGGLGGAGQPDLMTQVLNGFGKALLDDLLTKQNNGATFSRDDMPILKKIAQFMDDNKAQFPSPDSGSWTKELKEDNFLDDDETAKFRAALDLISQQFGKQQDDVSPTDGGLGSLLTDSANAPGNADTASNPVPDTTDNSSGSLGLSGESGGGLGSPIGVSPQAGGNQGDITLKLDLGQLLGGGVKVGLELSVHGPDLQSSAAQTAAQITNSLLHGSNYMAEA, encoded by the coding sequence ATGCAAGGTTCCAACGGCATTAATCAACCGCGAGGAATAGCAGCTTTTTTTTCCTTGCCCGGCGTACACAACGCCACCTCTGATGTAAGCAAATCCAGCAAGGCGCTCCAGGATGTCATCTCACAATTGGTCAAGGCGCTGACCAAGGATGGCCAGTTGGACGAGAGCTCACCCTTGGGCAAAATGCTCGCCAAGATGATGGCTGCCAACGGCAATCACAGGCGTGACCCCGAAAGCGTCGCGAAAGCACTCGACAACTTCATTCACAAGAAGCTGGGTGATAATTTCGGCGCCTCCGCAGACCTGGCTACGGGGAGTGGTAATGGCGCCAATGGCGGCGGCCTGGGTGGCGCCGGTCAACCTGATTTGATGACGCAGGTGCTGAACGGTTTCGGCAAAGCGTTGCTCGATGATCTGCTGACCAAGCAGAACAACGGTGCGACCTTCTCCCGCGACGACATGCCGATCCTGAAGAAGATCGCGCAGTTCATGGATGACAACAAGGCTCAGTTCCCCTCTCCGGACTCGGGCTCGTGGACGAAAGAACTCAAGGAAGACAATTTTCTGGATGACGACGAAACCGCAAAGTTTCGTGCAGCCCTCGACTTGATCAGCCAGCAGTTCGGCAAGCAGCAGGACGATGTGAGCCCTACCGATGGTGGGCTTGGGAGCCTGCTGACTGACAGCGCGAACGCCCCTGGCAATGCTGACACCGCCAGCAATCCGGTTCCCGACACGACTGACAATAGCAGTGGTTCATTGGGGCTGTCGGGCGAGTCTGGCGGAGGTCTCGGTTCGCCGATCGGCGTCTCACCACAGGCGGGCGGCAACCAGGGTGACATTACCCTGAAGCTCGACCTGGGTCAGTTGTTGGGAGGCGGGGTCAAGGTTGGGCTGGAATTGTCTGTGCACGGCCCGGACCTGCAAAGCAGCGCGGCGCAAACCGCAGCCCAGATCACCAACTCACTGCTGCACGGCAGCAATTATATGGCCGAGGCCTGA
- the sctI gene encoding type III secretion system inner rod subunit SctI: MTISHLTHYKNPSPELGQDVQQGLVSEPVQSDVDLFNAAVRPDNTTSHLSDQVAGALSERLGDTEKLSQQAMRAMKKVATTEDGADIIQMGRALSQCSLQMALTTKVVSKSAQALDKLTNLQ, encoded by the coding sequence GTGACCATTTCCCACCTTACTCATTACAAGAACCCTTCGCCGGAGCTGGGGCAGGATGTGCAGCAGGGGCTCGTTTCCGAGCCCGTTCAGTCGGATGTCGATCTGTTCAACGCCGCCGTGCGCCCGGACAACACGACGTCTCATCTTTCGGATCAGGTAGCCGGCGCGCTGTCCGAGCGCCTGGGCGATACCGAGAAGCTCTCGCAGCAGGCCATGCGCGCCATGAAGAAAGTCGCAACAACGGAAGATGGCGCGGACATCATCCAGATGGGCCGTGCGCTGTCGCAATGCTCGTTGCAAATGGCCTTGACGACCAAGGTCGTGAGCAAGAGTGCCCAGGCGCTGGATAAGCTGACCAATCTGCAGTAG
- the sctJ gene encoding type III secretion system inner membrane ring lipoprotein SctJ, translated as MNFLSAGLLLLCMLLLGGCSDETELFTGLSEQDSNEVVARLADQHIDARKRMEKTGVVVTVATREMNRAVRVLDAAGLPRHSRTSLGEIFKKEGVISTPLEERARYIYALSQELEATLSQIDGVIVARVHVVLPERVAPGEPVQPASAAVFIKYSATLDPDSVRGRIQQMVASSIPGMSGQSADSKKFAIVFVPAVEFQDTTQWASFGPFKIDSANLPFWNMMLWLVPAGAGLLLVIVALLLRGDWRAGLLRRAGLARRGHSNLPARA; from the coding sequence GTGAATTTTCTCAGCGCAGGGCTGCTGCTGTTGTGCATGCTCCTGCTCGGCGGCTGCAGTGATGAAACCGAGCTGTTCACTGGTTTGTCCGAGCAGGATTCCAATGAGGTGGTCGCGCGCCTGGCGGATCAGCACATCGATGCGCGCAAACGCATGGAAAAAACCGGTGTGGTGGTCACTGTCGCCACCCGGGAAATGAACCGTGCCGTGCGCGTATTGGACGCCGCGGGCCTGCCTCGTCACTCACGCACCAGCCTGGGTGAGATCTTCAAGAAAGAAGGGGTGATTTCGACGCCCCTCGAAGAGCGGGCCCGCTATATCTACGCCTTGTCCCAGGAGCTGGAAGCGACCTTGTCGCAGATTGACGGCGTGATCGTCGCCCGGGTCCATGTGGTGTTGCCTGAGCGGGTCGCACCGGGCGAGCCGGTCCAGCCTGCATCCGCCGCAGTATTCATCAAGTATTCGGCAACCCTTGATCCCGACAGTGTACGAGGACGGATCCAGCAGATGGTCGCGAGCAGTATCCCGGGGATGTCCGGACAATCGGCGGACTCGAAAAAGTTCGCCATTGTCTTCGTGCCGGCGGTGGAGTTTCAGGACACCACGCAATGGGCCAGTTTCGGCCCTTTCAAGATCGACAGCGCGAACCTGCCGTTCTGGAACATGATGCTCTGGCTGGTGCCTGCGGGCGCCGGGTTGTTGCTGGTGATCGTCGCGCTGTTGCTGCGGGGTGACTGGCGCGCAGGATTGTTGCGGCGGGCAGGACTTGCGCGTCGCGGTCATTCGAATTTGCCGGCCCGGGCCTGA
- a CDS encoding type III secretion protein, producing MNLSAEDRWVRWWCNPWDWAHPAWHSRFAGSAGLSISACEALMVGRHGVFLHSVGIDPSQPPMVAEPVLRWLELTPVQRDRALALAQGICFAPAEPDGADGQWCRAVSKGLRPGAWLQPQCNDARLLLGAWLGTACWSRLRLAWPPDDIVEQPPQAPENKLETLWRAILWRVMTN from the coding sequence ATGAACCTGAGCGCTGAGGATCGATGGGTCCGATGGTGGTGCAATCCCTGGGATTGGGCGCACCCGGCCTGGCATAGCCGGTTTGCCGGTTCGGCGGGCCTGTCGATCAGCGCGTGCGAAGCCCTCATGGTCGGCCGTCACGGGGTGTTTTTGCACAGTGTCGGCATTGACCCCAGCCAGCCCCCCATGGTCGCCGAGCCGGTGTTGCGCTGGCTGGAGCTGACACCGGTGCAGCGTGATCGGGCATTGGCATTGGCGCAGGGCATCTGCTTTGCCCCCGCCGAACCTGACGGTGCGGACGGGCAATGGTGCCGGGCAGTGTCCAAGGGATTGCGCCCCGGCGCCTGGCTGCAACCTCAATGCAACGACGCGCGCCTGTTGCTCGGCGCCTGGTTGGGGACGGCTTGCTGGTCACGCTTGCGGCTGGCGTGGCCGCCCGATGACATTGTCGAACAGCCGCCCCAGGCCCCCGAAAACAAACTCGAGACGTTATGGCGCGCCATCCTCTGGCGTGTCATGACGAACTGA
- the sctL gene encoding type III secretion system stator protein SctL codes for MLAKRTIALTDAAVLPEPILRREAIADSLLAREILVDAQQQVQQILVRQQEEGERLHQQALARFWETANAFLQGLEAQREALQQQAMDAVEALLSDALRHLLDETSLAERARALVKNLAASQPNEAVATLSAHPDMVEPLAEWLAQSRYAGHWQLKRDATMVPDSLRLSDANGAFEIDWADLRKGLLGADQTD; via the coding sequence ATGCTCGCCAAACGCACTATTGCCCTGACGGACGCTGCGGTGTTGCCCGAGCCGATTTTGCGCCGTGAGGCCATCGCTGACAGCCTGTTGGCGCGGGAGATCCTCGTCGACGCTCAACAGCAGGTACAGCAAATCCTGGTTCGCCAGCAGGAGGAGGGCGAACGCCTTCATCAGCAAGCGTTGGCCCGTTTCTGGGAAACAGCCAACGCTTTTCTCCAAGGGCTTGAGGCGCAGCGGGAAGCATTGCAGCAACAGGCAATGGACGCAGTGGAAGCGTTGCTGAGCGATGCGTTGCGGCATCTGTTGGACGAAACCAGCCTGGCCGAACGGGCGCGGGCGCTGGTGAAGAACCTGGCCGCCAGCCAACCCAATGAAGCCGTCGCGACGCTCAGTGCTCATCCGGACATGGTCGAGCCCTTGGCCGAGTGGCTGGCGCAGAGCCGTTATGCCGGACACTGGCAGCTCAAGCGCGACGCAACGATGGTGCCGGACAGCCTGCGCCTGAGCGACGCCAACGGTGCATTCGAGATTGATTGGGCGGACCTGCGCAAGGGGTTGCTGGGCGCTGACCAGACTGACTGA
- a CDS encoding type III secretion protein HrpF, whose product MINFKSVQNHLDHSLSRAQSDMDDAAMDASESGSIEDLEAFNDAQRETDVASIAVNESLRAKHGITKAIIDGIQ is encoded by the coding sequence GTGATCAATTTCAAAAGCGTGCAAAACCACCTCGACCACTCATTGAGTCGCGCCCAGTCCGACATGGACGATGCCGCGATGGATGCCTCGGAAAGCGGTTCGATCGAAGACCTGGAAGCGTTCAACGACGCCCAGCGTGAGACCGATGTCGCCAGCATCGCCGTCAACGAAAGTCTGCGCGCCAAACACGGCATTACCAAAGCGATCATCGATGGAATTCAGTGA
- a CDS encoding type III secretion protein produces the protein MEFSDFADILDQWSRQLPATPLDCWIDDANARLAVIDGGVCCSIELLDPYDASDPQRLAAVLGQGGASLACSCEGALAIDPQTRCVVLISWMAVPCNRDQLLSRLESLANQRAAMLSLTQATLHHQASTQAGRTNLNQRQPGV, from the coding sequence ATGGAATTCAGTGACTTCGCCGACATCCTCGACCAGTGGTCCCGGCAGCTTCCGGCGACGCCGCTGGACTGCTGGATCGATGACGCCAACGCACGCCTGGCGGTGATCGACGGCGGGGTGTGCTGCAGCATCGAGCTGCTCGATCCCTACGACGCCAGCGACCCGCAACGACTCGCGGCCGTGCTCGGTCAGGGCGGCGCGAGCCTGGCGTGTTCCTGCGAGGGCGCGCTGGCCATCGACCCACAGACCCGTTGTGTGGTGCTGATCAGTTGGATGGCTGTTCCTTGTAACCGTGATCAGTTGCTGAGCCGTCTGGAAAGCCTGGCCAACCAGCGGGCGGCCATGCTCAGCCTGACGCAAGCGACGCTTCACCATCAGGCGTCCACTCAGGCTGGACGCACGAACCTCAACCAGCGGCAACCGGGAGTGTGA